CCGCCACGCCCCGCCACGCCCACTCACCCACCCCACCGCGAGGCGGAGCCCAGCGCCCACCAGCGCCCGGCCCACCGTCAACCCCACCACCCAGCCCAGCGCCCACCAGCACCCATCCTGCCATGATGATGGCATCCCATCCCACCAGGAGTTggagcccagcacccatcccaccatcatcccagcacccaccagcacccatcccaccatcAACCCAACCACCcaacccagcacccatcccaccacccaACCCAGCACCCACCAGCGCCCATCCAACCATCAACCCCACCATGAGttggagcccagcacccagcccaccacccaccagcacccatccatcaaccccagcacccagcccagcacccatcccaccggGAGATGGAGCCCAGCACCCAACCCACCATcatcccagcacccatcccaccacccaccagcacccaaccatcaaccccagcacccatcccagcacccatcccaccaggagatggagcccagcacccagcccagcacccaccagcacccaccaggaCCCAACCATCAACCCCAGCACCcaacccagcacccatcccaccatcAACCCCACCAGGACATggagcccagcacccatcccaccatcAACCCCACCAGGACATGGAGCCCACCACCCATCCCACCAtcaccccagcacccatcccaccatgAATTggagcccagcacccatcccaccacccaccagcacccaccagcacccaaccatcaaccccagcacccaccagcacccgtCCCACCATCAACCCAACCACCcaacccagcacccatcccactgTCCAACCCCAcaggagatggagcccagcacCCAACCATCAACCCCAGCACCcaacccagcacccatcccaccatcAACGCCTcaggagatggagcccagcacccagcccaccatcatcccagcacccaccaccacccaccagcacccaaccatcaaccccagcacccatccaaccatcaaccccaccaggagatggagcccagcacccagcccaccacccaccagcacccaccagcacccaaccatcaacccaaccaCCCAACCCAGCACCCACCAGCGCCCACCAGCACCCGACCATCAACCCGACCACCcaacccagcacccatcccaccatcAACGCCTcaggagatggagcccagcacCCAACCTACCATcatcccagcacccatcccaccacccaccagcacccaaccATCAACCCCAGCACCCATCCAACCACCAACCCCACCATGAATTggagcccagcacccatcccaccaaccaccagcacccaccagcacccaaccattaaccccagcacccaccagcacccatcccaccgtCCAACCCCTcaggagatggagcccagcacccatccatcaaccccagcacccatcccaccatcaccccagcacccatcccaccatgAGTTggagcccagcacccatcccaccacccaccagcacccaaccatcaaccccagcacccatcccagcacccatcccactgggagatggagcccagcacccagcccagcacccaccaccacccaccagcacccaaccATCAACCCCAGCACCcaacccagcacccatcccaccatcAACCCCACCAGGAGATGGAGCCCACCACCCATCCCACcatcaccccagcacccaccagcacccatcccaccgtCCAACCCCTcaggagatggagcccagcacccatccatcaaccccagcacccatcccaccatgAGTTggagcccagcacccatcccaccgcccaccagcacccaccagcacccaaccatcaaccccagcacccaccagcacccatcccaccgtCCAACCCCTcaggagatggagcccagcacccatccaTCAACCCCAGCACCCAACCCAGCACCCATCCAACCATCAACCCCAccaggagatggagcccagcacccatcccaccatcaccccagcacccatcccaccatgAATTggagcccagcacccatcccaccacccaccagcacccaaccatcaaccccagcacccaccagcacccaccagcacccaaccATCAACCAAACCACCCaacccagcacccaccagcacccaaccatcaaccccagcacccatcccagcacccatcccaccatccAACCCCAccaggagatggagcccagcacccatcccaccacccaccagcacccatccCATCAACCCAACCACCCAACCCAGCACCCGTCCCACCATCAAAACCCGCCCCGAGACGgctcccaccagcacccacccccccacccccgaccccccccccacccagcccatCCTCCACCCAACCGTCACGAGGCGGAGCCCATCGGCCCCACCCACCGGCCCCACCCACCGGCCCCACCCATCCCCCTCACCGGGAAGGGCGTGTACCCGGCCAAGGACGACACCAAGACGATGGCCCCTCCCCTGCGgcggattttggggggggggggggaggagcgtGACGAGGCGGTGGGCGTGGCCGACCGACCCCACCCCGCCTGCGTCGTCATTTCCCGCCCCAGCCCCACCCCTCCGAGCCCCGCCCCGAGGCCTCACCCCCTCTTCTCCATGTGGGGCACCACCAGCTTGATCAACATGGCGGCCGCCGTCACGTTGACCTGGAAGATCTTggggcggggacggggaggggcgGGGTTAAAGGCGGGTGGGGCCAGGTGGGCGCGGCCGAGGGGGGCGTGGCCAACCTTCTCCCAGGCGGCCTCGTCGGCGTCGAGGGCGCTGCCGAAGACGGGGCTGACGGCGGCGTTGGACACCAGGATGTCGATGGCGCCGTAGGTCTCCAGGGCCTcgggtggggcgggggggcggagaCAGgagtggggcggggcggggcggggccgggcgggggacGCGACCCCCGAGCGCGGCCTCGCGGGCGCCCCATCGCGACCCGTAAACCCCCATGGGGCCCCCCGCGTCCCCATCGCGAGCCATAGCCCCATCGCCCCACCGCGCCCCATAGCCCCCCACTGCGCCCCACTGCGCCCCATAACCCCTCCAGTGCCCCATAGCCCCCCGTGGGACCCCCATGTTGCCATCGTGCCCCATAGCCCCATGGCTGCCCCACTGCGCCCCATAACCCCTCCAGTGCCCCATAGCCCCCCGTGGGATCCCCACGTCCCCACTGCGCCCCATAACCCCATgggcaccccatagcaccccgtGGGACCCCCATGTTGCCATCGCGACCCATAGCCCCCATGGGTGCCCCATTGTGCCCCATAACCCCCATAGGACCCCCAATATCCCAACTgcgccccatagccccccatgggaccccccacGTCCCCATTGCGCCCCATAACCCCATCGCCCCACTGTGCCCCATAGCCCCCATGGgtgccccactgcaccccacaacccccatagcccccccccccccagtgccccactGCACCCCATAACTCCCATGAGACCCCCCTCCCATGAGGCCCCACATGGGGCCCCATTGCGCCCCATAGACCCCCATGGGACCCCATTGTGCCCCATAAACCCCATgggacccccaaatcccatcctgccccatagccccccataaCCCCAGTGCCCCATAgcccccatgggacccccatgTCTCCATCatgccccatagccccccatagGACCCCACTTTGCCCCATaacccccatgggacccccaaatcccactgTGCCCCATAGCCCCATGGGTGCCCCATtgcaccccatagaccccccacaTCCCCATTGTGCCCCATAACCCCATTGCCCCCCAatgccccatagccccccatggGACCCCATTGTGCCCCACAACCCCCACgggacccccaaatcccatcCTGCCCCATAGCCCCATGGgcaccccatagccccccataACCCCAGTGCCCCATAGCGCCCCATGGGACCCTCATGTCTCCATCgtgccccatagccccccatagGACCCCATTGCGCCCCATAGGACCCCACTTTGCCCCATAACCCCCACgggacccccaaatcccatcCTGCCCCATAGCCCCATGGgcgccccatagccccccataaCCCCCCGTACCCCAccgccccccacacccccccccctcccctaccTTCTCTATGAGTCGCTGGCggctgtggggctgccccacaTGGCAGACGACCCCGCTGACCTCCAGGCCGCGGCCCCGCAGCTGCCCCACGGCGGCCGCCACGTGGGGGTCGCGGCGGGAGCTCAGCACCACCCGCGCCCCCGCCTCCGCCAGCCCCGCCGCCATCGCCAGCCCGAtcctggggggagttgggggtcaggggggtcggggggggataGGGGGTCACGGGGGCTGTGGGGTGATGGGGAGCTATGGGGCGCTATGGGGCGATGGGGGGATATGGGGtcggggggggctatggggctggaggggagtTATGGGGCGATGGGGGGATATGGGGTCAGGGGGGGATACGGGGTCATGGGGAGTTATGGGGCGCTATGGGGCAATGGGGGGATATGGGGtcggggggggctatggggctggggggcagttATGGGGCGCTATGGGGCGATGGGGGGATATGGGGTCAGGGGGTCAGGGGGGTCAGGGGGTCATGGGGGGATATGGGGTGATGGGgagctatggggtgctatggggcgaTGGGGGGATATGGGGtcggggggggctatggggctggaggggagtTATGGGGCGCTATGGGGCGATGGGGGCATATGGGGTCagggggggctatggggctggggagagctatggggtgatggggggactatggggctggggggcagttATGGGGCGCTATGGGGTGATGGGGGGATATGGGGTCATGGGGTCAGGGGGGTCAGGGGGTcatggggggctatggggtgatggggagctatggggtgctatggggcgaTGGGGGGATATGGGGtcggggggggctatggggctggaggggagtTATGGGGCGCTATGGGGCGATGGGGGCATATGGGGTCagggggggctatggggctggggagagctatggggtgatggggggactatggggctggggggcagttATGGGGCGCTATGGGGTGATGGGGGGATATGGGGTCATGGGGTCAGGGGGGTCAGGGGGTCATGGGGGGATATGGGGTGATGGGGGGCAgttatggggtgctatggggctggggggctaTGGGGTGATGGGGAGTTATGGGGCGCTATGGGGCAATGGGGGGATATGGGgagctatggggtgctatggggtgatgggggggagTTTTGGGGCGCTATGGGGCAATAAGGCCGCTATGGGgtgatggggggctatggggctggggaggagtgtggggggccatggggggctgtggggcgAGGGGGCAGCTATGGGGTGACGGGGGGAGCAGTGGGGGTCTATGGGGGGAGCTACGGGGTCATGGGGGTCATgtggggggggctatggggctgggggcgatctatggggctggggagggatctatggggctgggggcgATCTATGGGTCTGGGGGTGAATCTATGGGTCTGGGGGCGAATCTATGGGTCTGGGGGCGATCCATGGGTCTGGGGGCGATCTATGGGTCTGGGGGTGAATCTATGGGTCTGGGGGGGAATCTATGGGTCTGGGGGGAATCTATGGGTCTGGGGGCGATCCATGGGTCTGGGGGCGATCCACGGGTCTGGGGGGGAATCCATGGGTCTGGGGGGAATCTATGGGTCTGGGGGCGAATCTATGGGTCTGGGGGCGATCCATGGGTCTGGGGGGGAATCCATGGGTCTGGGGGGAATCCATGGGTCTGGGGGTGAATCCATGGGTCTGGGGGGAATCTATGGGTCTGGGGGCGATCCATGGGTCTGGGGGCGATCCACGGGTCTGGGGGTGAATCTATGGGTCTGGGGGGAATCTATGGGTCTGGGGGCGAATCTATGGGTCTGGGGGGAATCTATGGGTCTGGGGGTGAATCTATGGGTCTGGGGGGAATCTATGGGTCTGGGGGGCGCAGTGGGGCGGTGGGCGTGGCCGGGGggcggggtttggggggggggggtcactcaCTCACCCGTGGGTGGCCGCCGTCACCACGGCCACCTTCCCGGCCAGcgcccctcccccagccccgggggggccccccccgcccccccccaccccccgcaggcCGCTGCCCCCCACCCGCCCCACGGCGCCCCACATCTGCCCCACGGCCCGGCCAGGggaactgggggcactgggagggactgggagggactgggaggggccgggggggggcactgggaggaactgggggggactgggagggacggcggccatgggggggggggggagggggggcactgggggggactgggagtactgggagggtactgggagttactgggggggtactgggagttactggggggCTGTTAGGGggtactgggaggtactggggggttactgggagggactgggggggtgttagggggtactgggagttactggAAATTACTGGGGGGGCGTTAGGGGGTACTAGGAgttactgggagttactggggggtactgggagttactggggggCTATAAGGGGgttactgggagttactgggggggCGTTAGGGAgttactgggagttactggggggTACTGAGAGTTACTGGAAGTTACTGGGGGGGACTTAGGgggtactgggagttactgggaggGTGTTAGGgggtactgggagttactggggggttactgggagttGCTGGGGGGGGTACTCGGAGTTACTGGGGGGCTATAAGGgggtactgggagttactggAGGGTACTGAGAGTTACTGGAAGTTACTGGGGGGGACTTAGGgggtactgggagttactgggggggtgttggggggtactgggagggactgggggggtgttagggggtactgggagttactgggagtTACAGG
The window above is part of the Accipiter gentilis unplaced genomic scaffold, bAccGen1.1, whole genome shotgun sequence genome. Proteins encoded here:
- the LOC126037275 gene encoding dehydrogenase/reductase SDR family member 4-like, producing MWGAVGRVGGSGLRGVGGGGGGPPGAGGGALAGKVAVVTAATHGIGLAMAAGLAEAGARVVLSSRRDPHVAAAVGQLRGRGLEVSGVVCHVGQPHSRQRLIEKALETYGAIDILVSNAAVSPVFGSALDADEAAWEKIFQVNVTAAAMLIKLVVPHMEKRGGGAIVLVSSLAGYTPFPALGPYSVSKAALLGLVKALAPELRPRRVRLNAVAPGLIRTRFSAALWEDEATRERVMGAMGIDRLGTPSEVAEVVTFLCSPAAAYVVGETVVVAGGAPSRL